The genomic DNA GTAAGGACTACAAGTGGAACTGGCCTATTACTCGGACTATGCGGTGCGCTTGGTCAACACCGAGGAGCCGGCCCGCAACAAGGACGTCCTCACCTCCGTCGAGGCGGTCCGCGAGCTGTTCGGCGTCAACGCGCAGGCCGCGAGGCGTGCCACCGACGCGGATGTGACCCGCTTCCGGTCGGTACGGGCACGGCTGCGCGCCGTCTTCGAAGCCGCCGACAGCGGAGACGAGACGCTCGCCGTCGACCTGCTGAACTCGCTGCTGCTGGAGTTCCCGGTCAGCCCGCAGATCTCCGGTCACGACACCCGTGACGAGGACGGCAAACCGGACTGGCACATGCACCTGGCCGACCACCCGTCGAACGCGACGGCCGGATACGCCGCCATCGCGGCGATGGGGCTCGCCTTCCACCTCACGTCGTACGGCGTGGACCGACTCGGTCTGTGCGAGGCGGCGCCGTGCCGCAACGCCTATCTCGACACCTCGACCAACCGGTCCCGGCGCTACTGCTCGGACCGCTGCGCGACCCGCGCCAACGTGGCCGCCTACCGAGCCCGCAAACGCCTGGAGGCGGAGCGCACGGCCGACACCGGCCGCAGCGTGGTCACCGCCCAGCCCAGCAGCCCGAGCACCGACCTCTGATCCTTCCTCAACGGCCGGTAGCGGACCCGGACCCTGGCCAGCACCAGCTCCTCGGGCACCGTCCCGTAATCCGTGCTGTCCCCGCCCGCGAACGTGTTGTCGCCCAGCACCCACCAGCCGCCCGCACGGCGCTCGACGGCCCGTTTGACGACCAACAGGTCCTGCTGGAACGGATGGCGCAGAATCACCACATCACCCGGCCGCACGGGCGCCCCGTGCTGTACGAGCAGCCAGTCCCCGTGGTGGAGCGTGGGCACCATCGAAGGCCCCGTCACCTCCACCACCTGGAACGGCACTCGCGCCGCCAGCCCGCGCGCGGGCTCCTGTGTCAGCTCCGACCCCTCCGGCATTTCCGGCACCTCCCCGGTCCGTTCCGCACATTCGGCCACTGGTCCCATCCTCACCCCGGACTTTTGGCCTAAGCCCATGGGGGCACCCACTAAAACGCGTCCCTCACGGAGTAATGTCCCACCTGAGAAGACGATCACGAGGAAGGACAGCTCAATGCTTTCCCGCCTGTTTGCCCCCAAGGTGAAGGTCAGCGCCCACTGCGACCTGCCCTGCGGCGTGTACGACCCGGCCCAGGCCCGCATCGAGGCGGAGTCCGTCAAGGCCGTCCAGGAGAAGTTCCAGGCCAACGAGGACCCGCACTTCCGGGCCCGCGCGGTGGTCATCAAGGAGCAGCGCGCCGAGCTCGCGAAGCACCACATCTCGGTGCTGTGGAGCGACTACTTCAAGCCCCCGCACTTCGAGAAGTACCCGGAGCTGCACCAGCTGGTCAACGACGCCCTGAAGGCGCTGTCGGCCGCGAAGGCCTCCACCGACCCGGCGACGGGCCAGAAGGCGCTGGACTACATCGCCCAGATCGACAAGATCTTCTGGGAGACCAAGAAGGCTTGATCTCTGGTTAGGCCGTCTGACCTGCGGTTTCGTTGGTCAGATCGGCTACCTGTCCGCACCCGGTCCGCAGGCCGCCGAGAACGGCGTCCATCACGGACCGGGTGCGGTCTTCTTCTCCCGGCCACAGATGCGCGTAGATCCGCAGGGTGATGACGGCGGACGCGTGGCCGAGGACCAGCTGCACCTGCTTGACGCTCGCCCCGCCGGCGATCAGCGCGGAGGCGTAGAAGTGCCGCAGGTCGTGGGTCACCATGTGCGGCAGCGTGACGGGCTTGCGACCCTCGCGCCCGGCCGCTTCTTTCTCCTCCGCCTGGAGCCCCCTGCGGGCGCAGTTCCATTCGGTCTTCCACCGCCGGTAGTTCAGCGGCTCCCCCTCCTCCATCGTGAACAGCCACTCCGTGGAGGGGCGCGCGGCGAGGTGCCCGAGGAGCGCGTCGGTGACGACCTCTCCGACCGGGACGGTACGCCGCGACTTGCTGGTCTTGGGCGGTCCGATCAGGCCGGACTGGAGTCGCTGCCGCTCGACGCGGATGGTGCCGTTCTTGAAGTCGACGTCCGAGACCTTGAGGCCCAGCAACTCACCTATGCGCAAGCCCGATCCGGCCAGGACGACGATCGCGGGCGGATGTACGGCGGCATGACGCCGGCCATCGCTCCGACCTGCGCGACGGTCGGCGGAGTGATCTCCTCGTCGGGCATGGCCGGAAGCGCGACCGCTTGCAGGGGCTGGCCGCGATGACCTTGTCCTCGACAGCGGCCGTCATGACGCGGACCAGGACGTCGTAGACGTTGCGCACGCTGCCGGGGCCCAGCAGCTCGGAAAGCTGCTTAAAGAGGGCCTGGATGTGCGTCCGGCGCAGGGACGACATCGCGTGGGAGCCGAGCGCGGGTATGAGGTGAACCCGTAGGGCGTTGTCGGTGATTCGGGCCCCGGCCTCACCGGCTATCTGCTCGCCCTCCCACTTCGTCGCATACTTCTCGAAGGAGATCTTGCCCGCGCGGGGATCGACGTACAGGCCGGTGACCCATGCTGGTCGTCACCTCGTCGAGCCAGCGCTGGGCGTCGAGTTTGCGGTCGAAGTGGCGGGCGTGCTCCTTGCCGTCGACGTCGCGGTAGCGGGCACGCTCCACTTGCCGTTGGGGCGCTTCTGAATGTTGGCCAAGTCGGTTCTCCTTATGGGTGGTTACTGGTAATAGCCGCCCTCGATGTTCTCGGTGAGCGTGCGTGCGTCGCGCTCTTCGCCCATGAGGCGGAGGCACTGCTTATGGATGGCCCTCGACCCGTCGGGGTGGGCCTCGATGTACTCGGCGGTGGCGACCACCGCGCGATGGAGGCGGTCCTGGGCGTCACGGGACTCGTAGAACGCTAGAGGACTTGGTCCGCGCCCAGCGCGAGCGTTCCTCCACGACAGGTGGCTCGCGCCTGGACCGGTACATGAGCGACGGGTGGGACTTCGTCACCGAGGCCGGTGCGCCGGCCGACCCCGTGTTGGGTACGTCCGAGCAGACCGCCTGGGCCAAAGGCGAGAGCCTGATGATCGTCGGCCCTCCGGGGTCGGCAAGACCACGCTCGCCCACCAGGTCGTCCTCGCCCGCCTCGGCGTGTACGAGGCCGTACTGGACCTGCCGGTGACCGAGGGCGAGCGCGTGCTGTACCTCGCCCTGGACCGGCCGCCGCAGATCGCCCGAGCCCTGCGCCGTCACCTCAACCCGAGGGACGAGCCGATGCTGCGTGACCGGCTGCGCGTGTGGTCCGGTCCGCTGCCCACCACCCTCGACAAGGAGCCGCACCTGCTCGCCGAACTCGCAGCGCACCACAAGGCGGACGCCATCGTGATCGACAGCCTCAAGGACGCGGTCAGCCGCCTGACCGAGGACGAGGCCGCCATCGCATACAACAACGCCCGCCAGCACGCACTGCGCGAGAGTGCCGAGGTCCTGGAGCTGCACCACCAGCGCAAGTCCACCGCCGAGGCCCCACGCGACCAACGCCCTGTCCTGGACCGGGTGTACGGCTCGACCTGGTTCGTCGGCGGCGCGGGCAGCGTGCTGTTCATCGCCGGTGAGGCCGGCGACCCGGCGGTCAAGGTCCACCACCTCAAGACCCCGACCGGGGAGATCGGTCCGCTGCCCGTGATCCACAACCACGAGCGCGGCACCTCCTACGTCGAGCAGACCCTCGACCCACTGGCCCTCGTGCAGGCATCGCCCGAAGGTCTGACCCCACGCGAGCTGGCCTCGCGTCTGACGGAAGCCGTGAGGCCGAGACGTACAAGTCACTGGCCTATCGGGGCCGTTGACGCCCGCGCAATAGGCCGAAGATGCCATCCCGTAGCTGCCTAATCTCGGTGTACAGCTCCAGCAGAGGGTGGCTGACGTACGAGCGCGCGAGCCGCGCCACGTCAGCCTCCAGCTGCTCGACGATCAGCTCGTCGGCATTGCGCTGCGCGATGAACCGGGCGAACTCGGCGGACGACGAAGCGTCCGCCGACACTGCGTCGGCCACCGATCGCTCGGCCGGGCTCAGCACCGCCGGACCGTCCGAGCCTTCCGCATCCATCTCATCGTCACGACGCTGCTTGCTCTTCGCGACAGCGCGGTCGAGGACGCCGACCTCGACCGCGAATACCCGGGCCAAGTGGCTTCGGGTGTACGGAACTGGGATCCGCACCTCACGCTCGTAGCACCCGATCTCCTTGCCGGTCATCGCTGCACGCCCTTCCAGGGCGTTGTACTCGTCGGCAACCTGCTGCTGGGTCCAGCCTCGCTCTGTGCGCAAGCCGAGGAGCAAGGCGCCGATACCCGTATCGCCCATCCCATCTCCCAGGAGCATGTGGATCCTGGCCCCCATAGTGGCCCCCCGCCTTGGCCCCCGTGCCGGCTCCCGACCCAAATGAGCTATGGCGATTGGCTGTTGGGCATGCACAGCAGACCGCACGACGAGCCGAGAACAGCCGCGTCGGATCGCAACGCGAAGACTGAAACGCAACGCACGATGGTCCTCGCCCGCCGCAAGACCACCGCACGCGCAGCCCGCGAGTTCGTCACCGAGACCCTTGCTCATTGGGGCTGCGGCGAACGCATCGACGACATCCGGCTTTGCACGTCGGAACTCGTCACGAACGCCTTGTTGCACGGGACGTCCGCCGACGACGTGATCCTCGTGCGCGTCGAATTCCACGACGCCCAGCTACTGGTCGAGGTCCACGACAGGGATGACGGCGCCCCCAGGCAACGCCAACCTCAGGACACCAGCGACAACGGACGTGGACTGTTCCTGGTCTCCGCCCTCGCCGATGACTGGGGCGTCGCAGCCCGCGAAGGTCCCGGCAAACGCGTCTGGGCGTCCTTTCACGTCTCGCTGGTGACCACATGCTGATGCCCACCCACGCCGCCGAACCGTACGCACCGACCGCCGGACTGATCGCCTCCCTCGCGACCACCACCTGGCTCGACACCGACCCGAGCGGAGCGCCCCCGTGCTGCTTGCTCCTCGTGCCGCAGCCACCTCGCGGCCCGTACGAGACGCTCGGGATCATCGAGCGACGCATGCACGCCGTCGCGACCGCACTCAGCCTCGGGCCGACCACAGCACTGCCGCCCGATATCGGACCGCGCCTGCGCCCGCTGAGCCCGACGAGCGTCACCCTGCGCATCGACAGCACTCTGTACCGCAAGCGGGTACCCACAAGCAGACCCTGGCTGCTACTACTGCGGCAGCAGACACCGGCCGCCCTCGTCCTCGGCCTCGACCCGCTCTCGCGCGCCGCCACGCCCGCTGAGATCGACACCTACCTCGACCGGACCACGCAACAGCGACGACTCCTCTTCGGCCTCACCCGGGCCGAGTGAACCGCTTCCCGAGCCGGGGGACGTCGATGACTTCTGACCCGAGACTGTCCGATAGTTCGCGGGTTGATCTTCATCTGGTGTTGATTGCGCCAGCTCAGAGCCCGACTCGTCGAAGTGATCCACGATCTTCCGGACAGTCTCCGCAGGCGGTACGGAACGGGGGTCGTCCAGGGCCCAGCCGTCCGCCTCCGTGCGGGAGCGGAGGAAGTCGACGAGGGCCTCGGCATGGTCGCGGTGGTTCCAGCCGGCCCAGCCGCTCCTCCCGGGTCTCTGGGCCGCTGTTCAGGACGGCGTGCAGCACGGTCAGGAAGTGGCCTTTACCGGCGCCGAACGAGCCGTGCAGGTACGCAGGTACGAGCGTTTCTTGGTGACGGCACTCTTGACCAGGGACAGGGCCTGGTCAATCTCGGCGCGCAGCGGAGGTGCGACGACGTGCTCGCGGACCCCCTCCGCCGCCGTGCCGACGAACCTTCCGGAGAGCTCAGCCTTGTGGTCCCCGGCCTTGGGGGCTTCCTCGCACAGCACCGGGTAGGGACGGCCAGAATCCTCGGGCTTCAGCCCAAGGGGCATGTCAACCCGGTATCTGTCGGCGGTACGACATCGTGATCAGACCGGCAGTGAAACTGACCGCCGCCACGACTGCCGCCACGACGCTGGTGGACTCCATCAGGAGAACCGCCCACGGGTAGGGCCTCCGGTCTCCCGCCAGGCCGGTGACAATGCTGACCATCACGAACATGGTCGCCGCCGCGCCACCGGCGATCGGGCCGTACCAGCTGTGTACGAGGAGAGCGAGGCCCAGAACCATGACGGTGTTTCGTCCGCCCGCCACCGCTGTCGGCATGTCCAGGAACTCCCCGAGTGCAAACCCCAGTCCCACCGCGCTCACCCCCAGAAGCAGGAGAGCCAGCCGGTCAACGACGGCGACCGCTCGCGCCGCTGTGGTTTCGGTGGCGATCAGGCGCCGGCTCATGCAGTACGTCGTCGGGATGCACAGGATGAGCGGAACGAAGTTCATCAGCTTGATCGAGAAGTTGCCCCGCGCGGCGATCTGGGGAACCTTCGCCACGTCGTCGCGCACGAGTACAAGGAGGAGCGTCCAGGCCAACAGGGCCACAGGCAGCAGCCAGATTCTTCGTGTGCGCGCCCAGAGGGTCAACGGTCCACCCCCGGTGCCATGTCCGCCGGATCCTCCAACCGCGGGCCCAGCGCTCGGCCCCGCTCGTTCTCGGCCTTGGCCCCCGCCCGGGCCTTCTCGTGGACGTGCTCGTCGCAGGACTCGAGGTAACTCAACTGCTGCTTGTACCAGGCGTACTGCTTCGCCTTGGGGAGGCTGCGCACCCAGCGTGCCCGGTACACACCGCTGGCTCCGTAGCTGCGGGCGGCCTCTGCCTCCGACATACCAATCGTCAGGCCGATCCAGGCGGAAGCGGCTCCGCGCCCCGGATAAACGTAGTCATCAGGAAGGTCCGGGCAGTCGTGGAGCCCTGTCGGAACCAAGGCGCTGACGTAGACGGTCCGGCTGCGGTGGCGGGTCACCGGCTTCTGGAGGAAGGTTCGCCAGGTGTCGCGTGCCAGCGGTAGCTCCTCCGAGACGAAGGCCAGCTTCCGGGGTGGGGTGAACCCGACCTCTCGCAGGCGGGGCAGCGCTTGTTGAGCGGAGCGGTGCAGCGTGGGGATGTCGCCGGCGAACTCGCCGGGCACACAGATCACCGGGGCAGTTCCCTCACACGTCGTTGCCCAAGTGCGGGGAACGGTGGGGTCGGCGTAGCGCGGGGCGTCACTCACCAGAGGATACGACGCCCCGAAGCCCGCGAGGACGCAGCAGGCCATGGCGGCGGCACGCAGCGCAGGACGTGAGAGCAGGCTGAGCGCGACAAGACCGAGCAGCAGCCCGAGAGCCAGGATCGCCGGTGCCATGAGGTAGGCGCGGTCCACGACATCCGTATAGGTCGGAGTGCTCTGGTCGAATCCGGACATCGCCCGCAGCCATGGGATACCCAGCGTATAGGCGACGAAGACCCACAGCGCCGTGATCACCACCGCAATGGGGCGGGCGATAACGGGCGGAAGACAGAGCCCGAGGAAGAAGCCGACTGCTACTGCGCTGAAGGGGATCGCGAGACTTCGGACTATTGGAACGGTGTCGTGGAGCCCTGGTGCGGGGCCTCCCAGATAGCTGATCACCAACAGGAAGGACGCCACCCAGCTGATGATCACCAAGGCCAGGGTGGGGGCCATCGCATCGACAAATATTCGCAGCAGGTGGCGGCTGTTCGGGGCGGCTGTGATCCGAGCCTGGCGAAGCCTCCCTGCATCCCAGGCAGCCACCAAGGCGATTCCCAGCGCGGCGACCCTCAGGGCCACCGAGACCACGACGAGGGAATCCTCACCGGTGAACGGCGAGGGCTGGTAGGCGGTGAAGTATATGGCCAGAGCCACCGTCGGGGCTCCGAGCCCGATGACGGCCGAGTGTCGAGCGAAGGGGATTCGGTTCACCACGAGACCGCCCCGTCGATCTCGGTGAAGGCCTGATAAGCGGAGGTGGCCCGCTGCTCGTCGGATGTCGCCGTCGCGCTCGCGTGGGAAAGGAACTCCACCACCGTTCCCGAGAAGCGCACCTGACCGTCCATCAGAACCACGACCGAATCATACGAGTTGGCGATGTCCGAGGTGTCATGGGTGGAGAGAACGATGTGCACCTCCTTCGACAGATCGGCGAGAATCTGGTGGAAGACCTGCCGCTGCCGGGGATCCATGCCCGCTGTCGGCTCATCGAGGAGAAGGACCTCTGCGTCATGCACGAGGGCCTGCGCCACTGCGACGCGCCGCTGCTGCCCCCCGGAGAGTTCCTGGACCTTGTCATCCGCCCGATCGGCCAACTCCACGCGGTCCAGGGCCTGGAGAGCCTCATGCCACGCCTCGCGCCGGGGCATCCCCTTGAGCCAACCGGAATACGCGACCTGATCCCGGGCCGTGAGCCCCGGCACCTGCCCCACCTGCTGAGGCATCCATGCCACACGCCTACGGAA from Streptomyces sp. NBC_01707 includes the following:
- a CDS encoding ABATE domain-containing protein, whose translation is MELAYYSDYAVRLVNTEEPARNKDVLTSVEAVRELFGVNAQAARRATDADVTRFRSVRARLRAVFEAADSGDETLAVDLLNSLLLEFPVSPQISGHDTRDEDGKPDWHMHLADHPSNATAGYAAIAAMGLAFHLTSYGVDRLGLCEAAPCRNAYLDTSTNRSRRYCSDRCATRANVAAYRARKRLEAERTADTGRSVVTAQPSSPSTDL
- the sodX gene encoding nickel-type superoxide dismutase maturation protease, with product MPEGSELTQEPARGLAARVPFQVVEVTGPSMVPTLHHGDWLLVQHGAPVRPGDVVILRHPFQQDLLVVKRAVERRAGGWWVLGDNTFAGGDSTDYGTVPEELVLARVRVRYRPLRKDQRSVLGLLGWAVTTLRPVSAVRSASRRLRAR
- the sodN gene encoding superoxide dismutase, Ni yields the protein MLSRLFAPKVKVSAHCDLPCGVYDPAQARIEAESVKAVQEKFQANEDPHFRARAVVIKEQRAELAKHHISVLWSDYFKPPHFEKYPELHQLVNDALKALSAAKASTDPATGQKALDYIAQIDKIFWETKKA
- a CDS encoding ATP-binding protein gives rise to the protein MHSRPHDEPRTAASDRNAKTETQRTMVLARRKTTARAAREFVTETLAHWGCGERIDDIRLCTSELVTNALLHGTSADDVILVRVEFHDAQLLVEVHDRDDGAPRQRQPQDTSDNGRGLFLVSALADDWGVAAREGPGKRVWASFHVSLVTTC
- a CDS encoding ATP-binding cassette domain-containing protein produces the protein MPISMSECSFSYRRRRPVLRDLSYTLPPGRTVLLGPNGAGKSTLLGLCASALRPDSGSVTYGDLSTGRRRALPAFRRRVAWMPQQVGQVPGLTARDQVAYSGWLKGMPRREAWHEALQALDRVELADRADDKVQELSGGQQRRVAVAQALVHDAEVLLLDEPTAGMDPRQRQVFHQILADLSKEVHIVLSTHDTSDIANSYDSVVVLMDGQVRFSGTVVEFLSHASATATSDEQRATSAYQAFTEIDGAVSW